One stretch of Nocardioides perillae DNA includes these proteins:
- a CDS encoding rhodanese-like domain-containing protein: MHETTVDQLVEALHGGATLIDVREPAEYRQGHVPQAANIPMSQLTARLGELDPTQPVYVVCASGNRSSAMTDVLTARGFDAVNVLGGTSAWIRSGRPIEK; this comes from the coding sequence ATGCACGAGACCACCGTCGACCAACTCGTTGAGGCGCTGCACGGCGGCGCCACCCTGATCGACGTCCGCGAACCCGCCGAGTACCGCCAGGGGCACGTCCCGCAGGCGGCGAACATCCCGATGAGCCAGCTCACCGCGCGGCTGGGCGAGCTTGACCCGACCCAGCCGGTCTACGTCGTGTGCGCCTCGGGCAACCGCAGTAGCGCCATGACCGACGTCCTGACCGCCCGGGGCTTCGACGCCGTCAACGTGCTCGGCGGCACCAGCGCCTGGATCCGCTCCGGCCGCCCGATCGAGAAGTGA
- a CDS encoding DUF302 domain-containing protein, whose amino-acid sequence MTEYTISTTLGRGYDETVAAVRSALADQGFGLLTEIDLRATLKAKLDVDVAPQVILGACRPELAHQALQADPSIAALLPCNVVVRAVDDTTTVVEAFDPDAMTSLAAGAGEPLRTVATDARQRLTAALAALKDN is encoded by the coding sequence ATGACCGAATACACGATCAGCACTACGCTGGGCCGCGGGTACGACGAGACGGTGGCGGCGGTGCGCTCAGCACTGGCCGATCAGGGGTTCGGTCTCCTGACCGAGATCGACCTGCGGGCCACGCTCAAGGCGAAGCTGGACGTCGACGTGGCACCCCAGGTCATCCTCGGCGCGTGCCGACCGGAGCTGGCCCACCAGGCGCTGCAGGCGGACCCGTCCATCGCGGCGCTGCTGCCCTGCAACGTCGTAGTCCGTGCCGTCGACGACACCACGACCGTCGTGGAGGCCTTCGACCCCGACGCCATGACCTCCCTCGCCGCCGGCGCAGGTGAGCCCCTCCGCACCGTCGCGACCGACGCGCGGCAGCGGCTGACCGCGGCCCTGGCCGCACTGAAGGACAACTGA
- a CDS encoding metal-sensitive transcriptional regulator produces MDLEPTEIKAIITRMKRANGHLASVIRMMEEGSDCESVLTQLAAVNKALSRAGYAIVATGLLHCLDDSEDGLDDVDVKKMEKLFLALA; encoded by the coding sequence ATGGACCTCGAACCCACCGAGATCAAGGCGATCATCACCCGTATGAAGCGCGCCAACGGCCACCTCGCCAGCGTCATCCGGATGATGGAGGAGGGGTCGGACTGCGAGTCCGTCCTGACCCAGCTCGCCGCCGTCAACAAGGCACTCTCGCGTGCCGGCTACGCCATCGTCGCCACCGGCCTCCTCCACTGCCTCGACGACAGCGAGGACGGCCTCGACGACGTCGACGTCAAGAAGATGGAGAAGCTGTTCCTCGCTTTGGCATGA
- a CDS encoding NUDIX hydrolase, whose protein sequence is MIIDEHDRLLLAKHDLSARHMGVVLWAPPGGGLQTGETPAEAVLRELVEEVGYRTTPAEITHVWHQEIISPTYSKDWDGAVHDYFALRCLSFEPRGMWDAESLNSSEGITEFRWWTLDEMFDQRGPEELRPQNLKILVRHLLDHPDDVYPIDI, encoded by the coding sequence TTGATCATCGACGAGCACGACCGCCTTCTGCTCGCCAAACACGATCTCTCCGCTCGACACATGGGTGTGGTGCTTTGGGCCCCGCCGGGCGGCGGGCTGCAAACGGGCGAGACCCCAGCTGAGGCCGTCTTGCGCGAACTGGTCGAAGAGGTTGGTTATCGGACGACGCCAGCAGAGATAACCCATGTGTGGCACCAGGAGATCATCTCCCCAACCTACTCAAAAGATTGGGACGGAGCGGTTCACGACTACTTCGCGCTGCGATGTCTATCGTTCGAACCACGGGGAATGTGGGACGCAGAATCATTGAACTCTTCTGAGGGCATCACCGAATTTCGCTGGTGGACCCTTGACGAGATGTTCGATCAGCGAGGTCCGGAGGAGCTGCGCCCTCAAAACTTGAAGATCCTCGTCCGCCATTTGCTCGACCACCCCGACGACGTCTACCCGATCGACATCTGA
- a CDS encoding IS3 family transposase (programmed frameshift), which produces MPKAFPKEFREDVIRVFRTSDASMAQVAKDFGISPSCLKRWLAIDDRKSAHSAPAGPGVNESDALREANKRIKLLEQENEVLRRAAAYLSQAHLPKMMYPLVRELAADGIPVAVTCRVLNIARQPYYRWLANPVTVAELTSAYRANALFDAHRDDPEFGYRFLLDEAADAGQAMAARTAWKICSQQGWWSAFGKKRGRNGKKAGPPVHDDLVQRNFTATGPNRLWLADITEHRTREGKLYLCAIKDAYSNRIVGYSINSRMKSRIAVAALDNAVARRNAEGADVAGCVLHTDRGSQFRSRKLVHQLNRHHMTGSMGRVGAAGDNAAMESFFSLLQKNVLNRRTWETREDLRIAIVTWIERTYHRRRRQDALGRLTPVEYELIMTPTASQAA; this is translated from the exons ATGCCGAAGGCGTTCCCCAAGGAGTTCCGCGAGGACGTGATCCGGGTCTTCAGGACCTCGGATGCCTCGATGGCCCAGGTCGCGAAGGACTTCGGCATCTCGCCGTCGTGCTTGAAACGGTGGCTGGCGATCGACGACCGGAAGTCAGCCCATTCCGCGCCGGCCGGCCCGGGCGTCAACGAGTCGGACGCGCTTCGGGAGGCCAACAAGCGGATCAAGCTGCTCGAGCAGGAGAACGAGGTTCTGCGCCGCGCCGCGGCCTACCTGTCCCAGGCGCACCTGCCG AAAATGATGTACCCGCTCGTCCGCGAGTTGGCCGCCGACGGGATCCCCGTCGCGGTGACGTGCCGGGTCCTCAACATCGCCCGCCAGCCCTACTACCGCTGGCTCGCGAACCCGGTCACCGTCGCCGAACTCACTAGCGCCTACCGAGCCAACGCGCTGTTCGACGCCCACCGCGACGACCCCGAATTCGGCTACCGGTTCCTGCTCGACGAAGCAGCCGACGCCGGTCAGGCGATGGCGGCGCGGACCGCTTGGAAGATCTGCTCCCAGCAAGGCTGGTGGTCAGCGTTCGGAAAGAAGCGCGGTCGCAACGGCAAGAAGGCCGGACCGCCGGTCCACGACGACCTGGTACAACGCAACTTCACCGCCACCGGCCCGAATCGGCTGTGGCTGGCTGACATCACCGAGCACCGGACCCGCGAAGGCAAGCTCTACCTCTGCGCGATCAAGGACGCCTACTCCAACCGCATCGTCGGCTACTCCATCAACTCACGGATGAAGTCCCGCATCGCCGTGGCGGCTCTCGACAACGCGGTGGCTCGTCGCAACGCCGAAGGCGCCGATGTGGCCGGCTGCGTGCTGCACACCGACCGCGGGTCCCAGTTCAGGTCCAGGAAGCTGGTCCACCAGCTCAATCGTCACCACATGACCGGCTCGATGGGACGCGTCGGCGCTGCCGGCGACAACGCCGCGATGGAGTCGTTTTTCAGCCTGCTGCAGAAGAACGTCCTCAACCGGAGGACCTGGGAGACCCGCGAAGACCTGCGGATCGCGATCGTGACCTGGATCGAGCGGACCTACCACCGACGCCGACGACAAGACGCCCTCGGCCGGTTGACCCCTGTTGAGTACGAGCTCATCATGACGCCAACCGCCTCTCAGGCGGCCTAA
- a CDS encoding serine hydrolase domain-containing protein — protein sequence MSEPLLEGTARAALGVVARAQATGRLPSVAAGVVREGALVWSAGRGTAVRAGSRERPGPDTQFKIGSVTKTMTAALVMLARERGELALSDRVGRFLPDGPFAEATLRQLLSHSSGMTAEPHGSWWERSPGVDRAALVEAHRGAAPVLEPGAQFHYSNLGYGVLGEVVAEVTGLSWAEALRQQVLAPLGMQRTTYDQQAPHAEGFAVDALTGELVAEPLPDTGVMAPAGQLWSTVADLATWLTALVDPDRSVLSAASLAAMRTPQAASPDSRDGSAYGLGLATTSAGGRLLVGHGGSMPGFCCGVLVDVDSRVGAVVLTNGAYGLGGTVDELLRTVLDREPALPREWVPTRDVPDDVRELLGTWHWGHAPSVMRWDGRELRLDPASGPGRSMRFARGDEPGTWVGTAGYLTGETLRAVRRDDGSLSHLEAATFVYTRVPYDPAAPIPGGVPREQPDRLR from the coding sequence GTGAGCGAGCCGCTGCTCGAGGGCACTGCCCGCGCCGCGCTCGGAGTCGTCGCGCGCGCCCAGGCGACCGGGCGGCTGCCGTCGGTCGCGGCCGGTGTCGTGCGCGAGGGCGCGCTCGTGTGGTCTGCCGGACGCGGCACGGCGGTGCGGGCGGGCTCGCGCGAGCGACCCGGCCCCGACACGCAGTTCAAGATCGGGTCGGTCACCAAGACCATGACCGCGGCGCTGGTCATGCTGGCGCGCGAGCGCGGGGAGCTGGCGCTGTCCGACCGGGTGGGGCGCTTCCTGCCCGACGGTCCCTTCGCCGAGGCCACACTGCGCCAGCTGCTCAGCCACTCGTCCGGGATGACCGCAGAGCCGCACGGCTCCTGGTGGGAGCGCAGCCCCGGTGTCGACCGCGCTGCGCTCGTCGAGGCGCACCGCGGCGCCGCGCCGGTGCTCGAGCCCGGGGCGCAGTTCCACTACTCCAACCTCGGGTACGGCGTGCTCGGCGAGGTCGTCGCCGAGGTGACGGGCCTGTCCTGGGCGGAGGCGCTGCGCCAGCAGGTGCTCGCGCCGCTCGGCATGCAGCGCACCACCTACGACCAGCAGGCGCCGCACGCCGAGGGGTTCGCGGTCGACGCGCTCACCGGCGAGCTCGTGGCCGAACCGCTGCCCGACACCGGCGTGATGGCGCCGGCCGGCCAGCTGTGGTCGACGGTCGCCGACCTCGCCACGTGGCTGACGGCGCTCGTCGACCCGGACAGATCGGTGCTGTCGGCCGCGTCGCTCGCCGCGATGCGCACCCCGCAGGCCGCGTCGCCCGACAGCCGTGACGGATCGGCGTACGGCCTGGGGCTCGCGACCACCTCGGCCGGCGGCCGGCTGCTCGTCGGGCACGGCGGCTCGATGCCCGGCTTCTGCTGCGGGGTGCTCGTCGACGTCGACTCGCGGGTGGGGGCCGTGGTGCTCACGAACGGCGCCTACGGCCTCGGAGGGACGGTCGACGAGCTGCTGCGCACGGTGCTCGACCGCGAGCCCGCACTGCCGCGTGAGTGGGTGCCCACCCGCGACGTGCCCGACGACGTGCGCGAGCTGCTCGGCACCTGGCACTGGGGCCACGCGCCGTCGGTGATGCGGTGGGACGGGCGCGAGCTGCGCCTCGACCCCGCGTCGGGGCCCGGCCGGTCGATGCGGTTCGCGCGCGGTGACGAGCCCGGGACCTGGGTCGGCACCGCGGGCTACCTCACCGGGGAGACCCTCCGCGCCGTGCGCCGCGACGACGGCTCCCTCTCGCACCTCGAGGCCGCGACGTTCGTCTACACCCGGGTGCCCTACGACCCGGCGGCGCCGATCCCGGGCGGCGTGCCGCGGGAGCAGCCCGACCGCCTGCGGTAG
- the gcvP gene encoding aminomethyl-transferring glycine dehydrogenase, translating into MAVPPPTDPTSPATAARPGFADLDQAVPFLRRHVGLDDAAVATMLARVGHTSLEGLMAAAVPDTIRALDPLDLPGAVSEETVARELRGLAAMNRPAEAMIGLGYHGTITPPVIRRGVLEDPSWYTAYTPYQPEISQGRLEALLNFQTVVGDLTGLPTANASLLDEGTAAAEAMTLVRRALPRSRTGGAAGPFVVDADALPQTIAVVQTRAAAMGIEVVVADLTDGLPDTPELAQVSGTLVQYPGASGRVLDPRTVIEQTHERGGLAVVAADLLALVLLEAPGALGADVVVGSSQRFGVPLFYGGPHAGFMSVAAGLERHLPGRLVGVSVDAEGRPAYRLALQTREQHIRRDKATSNICTAQVLLAVVAAMYAVHHGPDGLRAIAQRTHRYAAVIARALTAAGMPPLHHAFFDTLTVPVPGRAAEVVAQARAVGVHLRLVDEDHVGLSTNERTSRSTVTAVLKAFGVTGVDLDQAAAAAADGLPAALRRRSDFLTHEVFRTHRSETQMLRYLRRLAGRDYALDRGMIPLGSCTMKLNATVEMEPVSLPGFADLHPFAPAEDAAGYRQLIADLEGWLAEVTGYDRVSIQPNAGSQGELAGLLAIRGYHHGRGDTQRDVCLIPSSAHGTNAASAVMAGMRVVVVQAGADGGVDMDDLVAKCEQHAERLAAIMVTYPSTHGAYEDTITDLCKVVHDHGGQVYVDGANLNALVGHARPGAFGGDVSHLNLHKTFCIPHGGGGPGVGPVAVRAHLAPYLPSHPMHPEADKREGIGPISAAPYGSAGILPISWAYVRLMGGAGLTHATSAAVLAANYVAARLEEHFPVLYRGHGGLVAHECILDLRPLAKETGVSVDDVAKRLVDYGFHAPTMSFPVAGTLMVEPTESEDLPEIDRFCDAMVAIKREADRVGAGEWSAEESPLRHAPHTARALVGEWDRAYPRELGAFPTGVDPDKYWPPVARIDQAYGDRNLVCSCPDPSAFAEPDSGTVEEGATA; encoded by the coding sequence ATGGCCGTCCCGCCGCCCACCGACCCGACGTCCCCCGCGACCGCGGCCCGGCCCGGGTTCGCCGACCTCGACCAGGCCGTGCCCTTCCTGCGCCGCCACGTCGGCCTCGACGACGCCGCCGTCGCCACCATGCTCGCCCGGGTGGGGCACACCAGCCTCGAGGGCCTCATGGCCGCGGCCGTGCCCGACACGATCCGCGCGCTCGACCCCCTCGACCTGCCGGGCGCGGTGTCGGAGGAGACGGTCGCGCGCGAGCTGCGCGGGCTGGCAGCGATGAACCGCCCCGCCGAGGCGATGATCGGCCTCGGATACCACGGCACCATCACCCCGCCGGTCATCCGGCGCGGCGTGCTGGAGGACCCGAGCTGGTACACCGCCTACACGCCCTACCAGCCCGAGATCTCCCAGGGCCGCCTCGAGGCGCTGCTCAACTTCCAGACCGTCGTCGGCGACCTGACCGGGCTGCCGACCGCGAACGCCTCCCTGCTCGACGAGGGCACCGCGGCGGCCGAGGCGATGACGCTGGTGCGGCGCGCACTCCCCAGATCCAGGACCGGCGGTGCCGCCGGGCCGTTCGTGGTCGACGCCGACGCGCTGCCGCAGACGATCGCGGTCGTGCAGACGCGCGCCGCGGCGATGGGCATCGAGGTGGTGGTCGCCGACCTGACCGACGGGCTGCCCGACACCCCCGAGCTCGCGCAGGTCAGCGGCACGCTCGTGCAGTACCCCGGCGCCTCGGGCCGCGTGCTCGACCCCCGGACGGTGATCGAGCAGACCCACGAGCGCGGCGGCCTGGCCGTCGTCGCCGCCGACCTGCTCGCGCTCGTCCTGCTCGAGGCGCCCGGCGCCCTGGGCGCCGACGTCGTCGTCGGCTCCTCCCAGCGCTTCGGCGTCCCGCTCTTCTACGGCGGCCCGCACGCCGGCTTCATGTCGGTCGCCGCCGGGCTCGAGCGCCACCTGCCGGGTCGCCTCGTCGGGGTGTCGGTCGACGCCGAGGGCCGCCCGGCCTACCGCCTGGCGCTGCAGACCCGCGAGCAGCACATCCGCCGCGACAAGGCGACCTCCAACATCTGCACCGCGCAGGTGCTCCTCGCCGTCGTCGCGGCGATGTACGCCGTGCACCACGGCCCCGACGGCCTGCGCGCGATCGCGCAGCGCACCCACCGCTACGCCGCCGTGATCGCCCGGGCGCTGACCGCGGCCGGGATGCCTCCGCTCCACCACGCGTTCTTCGACACCCTCACGGTCCCGGTCCCCGGGCGCGCCGCCGAGGTGGTGGCCCAGGCCCGCGCCGTCGGGGTGCACCTGCGCCTCGTCGACGAGGACCACGTCGGGCTGTCGACCAACGAGCGCACCTCCCGCTCGACCGTGACCGCGGTGCTCAAGGCGTTCGGCGTGACCGGCGTCGACCTCGACCAGGCCGCCGCCGCTGCCGCCGACGGGCTGCCCGCGGCGCTGCGCCGCCGCAGCGACTTCCTCACCCACGAGGTCTTCCGCACCCACCGCAGCGAGACCCAGATGCTGCGCTACCTGCGCCGGCTGGCGGGGCGCGACTACGCGCTCGACCGCGGCATGATCCCGCTCGGCTCGTGCACGATGAAGCTCAACGCCACGGTCGAGATGGAGCCGGTGAGCCTGCCCGGCTTCGCCGACCTGCACCCCTTCGCCCCCGCCGAGGACGCGGCCGGCTACCGCCAGCTGATCGCCGACCTCGAGGGCTGGTTGGCCGAGGTGACCGGCTACGACCGGGTCTCCATCCAGCCCAACGCGGGCTCGCAGGGCGAGCTCGCCGGGCTGCTCGCCATCCGCGGATACCACCACGGGCGCGGCGACACCCAGCGCGACGTCTGCCTGATCCCGTCCTCGGCGCACGGCACCAACGCCGCCTCCGCGGTGATGGCCGGCATGCGCGTGGTCGTGGTCCAGGCGGGTGCCGACGGCGGCGTCGACATGGACGACCTCGTCGCCAAGTGCGAGCAGCACGCCGAGCGGCTGGCCGCGATCATGGTGACCTACCCCTCGACCCACGGGGCCTACGAGGACACCATCACCGACCTGTGCAAGGTGGTGCACGACCACGGCGGCCAGGTCTACGTCGACGGCGCCAACCTCAACGCGCTGGTGGGCCACGCCCGTCCCGGTGCGTTCGGTGGCGACGTCTCCCACCTCAACCTGCACAAGACCTTCTGCATCCCGCACGGCGGTGGCGGCCCGGGCGTGGGCCCGGTGGCGGTGCGCGCGCACCTCGCGCCCTACCTCCCGAGCCACCCCATGCACCCCGAGGCCGACAAGCGCGAGGGCATCGGCCCGATCAGCGCGGCGCCCTACGGCTCGGCGGGCATCCTGCCGATCTCGTGGGCCTACGTCCGGCTCATGGGCGGTGCCGGCCTGACCCACGCCACCAGCGCGGCCGTGCTCGCCGCCAACTACGTCGCTGCCCGGCTCGAGGAGCACTTCCCGGTGCTCTACCGCGGCCACGGGGGCCTCGTCGCGCACGAGTGCATCCTCGACCTGCGCCCGCTGGCCAAGGAGACGGGCGTGAGCGTGGACGACGTGGCCAAGCGGCTCGTCGACTACGGCTTCCACGCCCCGACGATGTCCTTCCCGGTCGCCGGCACGCTGATGGTCGAGCCGACCGAGAGCGAGGACCTGCCCGAGATCGACCGCTTCTGCGACGCGATGGTGGCCATCAAGCGCGAGGCCGACCGCGTCGGTGCGGGGGAGTGGAGCGCGGAGGAGTCGCCGCTGCGCCACGCCCCCCACACCGCCCGCGCGCTGGTCGGCGAGTGGGACCGCGCCTACCCGCGTGAGCTCGGCGCCTTCCCGACCGGCGTCGACCCCGACAAGTACTGGCCGCCCGTCGCCCGCATCGACCAGGCCTACGGCGACCGCAACCTGGTCTGCTCGTGCCCGGACCCGTCGGCCTTCGCCGAGCCCGACAGCGGCACGGTCGAGGAGGGCGCGACCGCGTGA
- a CDS encoding MerR family transcriptional regulator, translating into MGTTENGPSVGSSVEVEAAEAARQAGEEQGLLFTDDVSPLPSDTGYRGPTACNAAGITYRQLDYWARTGLVEPTVRGASGSGSQRLYSFRDILILKVIKRLLDAGISLQQIRTAVSHLRERGTDDLTRVTLMSDGASVYECTSNDEVIDLLQGGQGVFGIAIGGVWREIEGTLAELPSERAADPAGPGVAESSAGDELAARRAARNAG; encoded by the coding sequence GTGGGCACCACCGAGAACGGCCCCAGTGTCGGGTCCAGCGTCGAGGTCGAGGCGGCCGAGGCCGCCCGCCAGGCCGGCGAGGAGCAGGGTCTGCTCTTCACCGACGACGTCTCCCCGCTGCCCAGCGACACCGGCTACCGCGGCCCGACCGCGTGCAACGCGGCGGGCATCACCTACCGCCAGCTCGACTACTGGGCCCGCACCGGCCTCGTCGAGCCGACCGTGCGCGGCGCGAGCGGCTCGGGCTCCCAGCGGCTCTACTCCTTCCGCGACATCTTGATCCTCAAGGTCATCAAGCGGCTGCTCGACGCCGGCATCTCGCTGCAGCAGATCCGCACCGCGGTCTCGCACCTGCGCGAGCGCGGCACCGACGACCTCACCCGCGTGACGCTCATGAGCGACGGCGCCTCGGTCTACGAGTGCACCAGCAACGACGAGGTCATCGACCTGCTCCAGGGCGGGCAGGGCGTCTTCGGCATCGCCATCGGCGGGGTGTGGCGCGAGATCGAGGGCACGCTCGCCGAGCTGCCCAGCGAGCGCGCCGCCGACCCGGCCGGGCCCGGCGTCGCCGAGAGCAGCGCCGGCGACGAGCTCGCCGCACGCCGCGCCGCGCGCAACGCCGGCTGA